From the genome of Carassius gibelio isolate Cgi1373 ecotype wild population from Czech Republic chromosome B10, carGib1.2-hapl.c, whole genome shotgun sequence, one region includes:
- the gigyf1b gene encoding GRB10-interacting GYF protein 1 isoform X1, which translates to MTAETLTFGPEWLRALSRGGSVTSPPPSPAMPKSKLADYRYGREEMLALYVKDNKIPEDMQDKEFAAILQEEPQQPLALVPLTEEEQRNFSMSVNSVAVLRLMGKGGGAVPAGVARGRGSTRGGRGRGRGEGGFYQRSVDEEAGFGRGREMHRSQSWDDRGERRFEKPLRRDGGRGGFEEGVAGGRKDYTRSDSDNWRILREEQEDEDGAEPGGSWRIAGVRRDDGAPRSAGWRDHGSGDGRRRKFDFDFRDGEGGRRRTGSEGGEEERDGLPEWCTDEEEGEMGTFDSSGAFMCIKKSSRDAIPEDQELEFEALEEEEEGGQEKKDSPADKSDTCEAIAVCDGEIKSSSLHAVSAPAPVQPVAEEKTLKPILTPPSKPAPQPSEDAAPAGGTTTLMQSSSPPSTPVTDLPTVGGDTEEEDGMKHLQQEAEKMVASLQDTSLEEECFTQALHESHITAAHTRTHPNTHKLSHSTSHTLPHSASALPLSHESAMKWFYKDPQGEIQGPFTTVEMCEWFQAGYFTMNLLVKRGCDEGFQPLGEVIKMWGRVPFSPGPSPPPLLGNMDQEQLKKQFEQAATAALYQQLQMKIQHMNRCGETGMMPGMNRSMSVPDTGPMWDMPTSVSQQSGGETSLWDLTMSSSTQGPTLEHLQKLQQERREAELRKREEEERKRREEKRRQQEEQKRREEEELYRRKQQCRQQQELIMKFLQQSQQQQSVPGGAGWSGSQAGALSLGKATGKSMGLLELEAERLHKLQQRAQQQQRHGGLTMGQWSDGPSGMWSGAGMEGKVGGGNPAMGMWDEPMKNQASHRSIGLKNSRSSPSLSDQYMLNRRKRTDDEDRLLKLLQGMKPQDGFTTWCEQMLHALNTSANNSSSLDVPTIVAYLKEVESPYEVHDFIRIYLGDTIEAKEFAKQFLERRAKQKANHQRQQQQLSKEVSGLNMNFPLQSMFQAAHMSKGGSVYDTQGVKTKKKPSMMLHSDPSILGYSFLGGGELEQVEDY; encoded by the exons ATGACTGCTGAGACTCTTACCTTCGGTCCAGAATG GCTCCGTGCACTATCCAGAGGGGGGAGTGTGACGTCCCCTCCCCCTTCCCCTGCAATGCCAAAGTCCAAGTTGGCCGACTACCGCTATGGCCGTGAGGAGATGTTAGCACTTTATGTCAAAGATAACAAG ATCCCTGAGGACATGCAGGATAAGGAGTTCGCTGCTATCCTGCAGGAAGAGCCTCAGCAGCCATTGGCCTTGGTGCCCCTGACTGAGGAGGAGCAG AGAAACTTCTCCATGTCTGTGAACAGTGTGGCTGTGCTAAGGCTTATGGGTAAAGGAGGTGGAGCTGTGCCAGCAGGTGTAGCTAGAGGGCGTGGAAGCACTCGAGGTGGTCGAG GGAGAGGCAGAGGAGAGGGTGGATTCTACCAAAGAAGTGTGGATGAAGAGGCCGGTTTTGGCCGAGGACGAGAGATGCACCGCAGTCAAAGTTGGGATGACAG GGGTGAGCGGCGCTTTGAAAAGCCTTTGAGGCGTGATGGTGGGCGTGGTGGTTTTGAGGAGGGAGTTGCAGGAGGAAGGAAGGACTACACGCGCTCAGACAGCGATAACTGGCGTATACTCCGAGAAGAGCAGGAGGACGAAGATGGGGCAGAACCTGGGGGAAGCTGGAGGATTGCTGGAGTCCGCCGTGATG ACGGGGCTCCTCGTTCAGCAGGTTGGCGGGATCACGGTAGTGGGGATGGCCGTCGTAGGAAGTTTGACTTTGACTTCCGAGATGGAGAAGGTGGACGTAGGAGGACCGGAAGTGAGGGAGGAGAGGAAGAGCGAGATGGCCTGCCTGAGTGGTGCACCGATGAAGAAGAAGGGGAGATGGGAACATTTGATTCTTCTGGAGCCTTCATGTGCATAAAG AAAAGCTCCAGAGATGCAATCCCTGAAGACCAGGAACTGGAATTTGAAGCTctggaggaggaagaagagggtGGTCAAGAGAAGAAGGACAGTCCTGCtgataaat CAGACACATGTGAAGCAATAGCTGTGTGTGATGGAGAAATAAAGTCATCATCTCTTCATGCTGTGTCCGCTCCTGCACCTGTGCAGCCTGTTGCAGAGGAAAAGACTCTCAAACCCATACTCACTCCTCCTTCAAAACCTGCACCCCAACCATCTGAAG ATGCAGCTCCAGCAGGTGGCACAACAACTCTGATGCAGAGCTCCTCTCCTCCCTCAACCCCTGTTACTGACCTTCCAACAGTAGGGGGAGACACCGAGGAGGAAGATGGCATGAAGCACCTTCAGCAG GAGGCTGAGAAGATGGTGGCGTCCCTGCAAGACACGTCTCTTGAAGAGGAGTGTTTCACTCAAGCACTTCATGAGAGCCACATCACTGcggcacacactcgcacacacccgaatacacacaaactctctcactCCACCTCACACACTCTCCCGCACTCCGCCAGTGCTCTGCCCCTGTCCCATGAATCCGCAATGAAGTGGTTCTACAAAGACCCTCAAGGGGAAATTCAAG GTCCATTCACTACAGTGGAGATGTGTGAGTGGTTTCAGGCTGGGTATTTCACCATGAACCTGCTGGTCAAACGTGGTTGTGATGAGGGATTTCAGCCCCTGGGTGAAGTCATCAAGATGTGGGGGCGTGTGCCTTTCTCTCCCGGCCCCTCCCCTCCTCCACTGCTG GGGAACATGGATCAGGAGCAATTGAAGAAACAATTCGAGCAAGCTGCCACTGCAGCCCTGTACCAACAACTTCAGATGAAAATTCAGCACATGAACAG GTGTGGGGAGACTGGGATGATGCCTGGGATGAACAGGTCCATGTCAGTGCCAGACACCGGGCCCATGTGGGACATGCCTACCTCAGTCTCTCAGCAGTCAG GCGGTGAGACCAGTCTGTGGGACTTAACCATGAGTAGCTCCACTCAGGGTCCAACTCTTGAACATTTGCAGAAA CTCCAGCAGGAGAGGCGTGAAGCTGAACTCAGGAAGCGTGAAGAAGAGGAGAGGAAACGGAGGGAGGAAAAGCGCCGGCAGCAGGAGGAACagaagaggagagaggaggaggagcttTATAGACGAAAACAG CAGTGCCGTCAGCAGCAGGAACTGATTATGAAGTTTCTGCAGCAGAGCCAGCAGCAGCAGAGTGTGCCAGGGGGCGCAGGGTGGAGCGGAAGCCAGGCAGGAGCTCTGTCTCTGGGCAAAGCTACTGGAAAGAGCATGGGACTCCTGGAGCTGGAGGCAGAGAGACTTCACAAACTGCAGCAGAGAGCTCAGCAGCAGCAAAGG CATGGAGGTTTGACAATGGGCCAGTGGAGTGATGGGCCATCTGGGATGTGGTCAGGAGCTGGCATGGAAGGGAAGGTCGGAGGTGGCAACCCTGCTATGGGCATGTGGGATGAGCCCATGAAGAACCAAGCCAGCCATCGCAGCATTGGCCTGAAGAACAGCCGCAGCAGTCCCTCTCTCAG CGATCAATACATGCTGAATCGGCGTAAACGTACTGACGATGAGGACAGGCTTCTGAAGCTTCTTCAGGGGATGAAACCTCAAGATGGCTTCACCACTTGGTGTGAACAGATGCTCCACGCTCTCAACACCTCTGCAAATAACTCCTCCTCATTGGACG TGCCCACCATTGTGGCATATCTGAAGGAGGTGGAGTCTCCATATGAAGTTCATGACTTTATCCGTATTTATCTGGGCGATACAATTGAAGCCAAAGAGTTTGCCAAGCAGTTCCTGGAGCGCCGTGCCAAACAGAAAGCGAACCACCAGAGACAACAGCAGCAG CTGTCCAAGGAAGTCTCTGGATTAAACATGAACTTCCCCCTGCAG TCAATGTTCCAGGCAGCTCACATGAGTAAGGGCGGTAGCGTATACGACACTCAGGGAGTGAAAACGAAGAAAAAGCCTAGCATGATGCTCCATTCTGACCCCAGTATCCTCG GCTACTCATTCCTGGGGGGAGGTGAGCTGGAGCAGGTGGAGGATTACTGA
- the gigyf1b gene encoding GRB10-interacting GYF protein 1 isoform X2: MTAETLTFGPEWLRALSRGGSVTSPPPSPAMPKSKLADYRYGREEMLALYVKDNKIPEDMQDKEFAAILQEEPQQPLALVPLTEEEQRNFSMSVNSVAVLRLMGKGGGAVPAGVARGRGSTRGGRGRGRGEGGFYQRSVDEEAGFGRGREMHRSQSWDDRGERRFEKPLRRDGGRGGFEEGVAGGRKDYTRSDSDNWRILREEQEDEDGAEPGGSWRIAGVRRDDGAPRSAGWRDHGSGDGRRRKFDFDFRDGEGGRRRTGSEGGEEERDGLPEWCTDEEEGEMGTFDSSGAFMCIKKSSRDAIPEDQELEFEALEEEEEGGQEKKDSPADKYTCEAIAVCDGEIKSSSLHAVSAPAPVQPVAEEKTLKPILTPPSKPAPQPSEDAAPAGGTTTLMQSSSPPSTPVTDLPTVGGDTEEEDGMKHLQQEAEKMVASLQDTSLEEECFTQALHESHITAAHTRTHPNTHKLSHSTSHTLPHSASALPLSHESAMKWFYKDPQGEIQGPFTTVEMCEWFQAGYFTMNLLVKRGCDEGFQPLGEVIKMWGRVPFSPGPSPPPLLGNMDQEQLKKQFEQAATAALYQQLQMKIQHMNRCGETGMMPGMNRSMSVPDTGPMWDMPTSVSQQSGGETSLWDLTMSSSTQGPTLEHLQKLQQERREAELRKREEEERKRREEKRRQQEEQKRREEEELYRRKQQCRQQQELIMKFLQQSQQQQSVPGGAGWSGSQAGALSLGKATGKSMGLLELEAERLHKLQQRAQQQQRHGGLTMGQWSDGPSGMWSGAGMEGKVGGGNPAMGMWDEPMKNQASHRSIGLKNSRSSPSLSDQYMLNRRKRTDDEDRLLKLLQGMKPQDGFTTWCEQMLHALNTSANNSSSLDVPTIVAYLKEVESPYEVHDFIRIYLGDTIEAKEFAKQFLERRAKQKANHQRQQQQLSKEVSGLNMNFPLQSMFQAAHMSKGGSVYDTQGVKTKKKPSMMLHSDPSILGYSFLGGGELEQVEDY, encoded by the exons ATGACTGCTGAGACTCTTACCTTCGGTCCAGAATG GCTCCGTGCACTATCCAGAGGGGGGAGTGTGACGTCCCCTCCCCCTTCCCCTGCAATGCCAAAGTCCAAGTTGGCCGACTACCGCTATGGCCGTGAGGAGATGTTAGCACTTTATGTCAAAGATAACAAG ATCCCTGAGGACATGCAGGATAAGGAGTTCGCTGCTATCCTGCAGGAAGAGCCTCAGCAGCCATTGGCCTTGGTGCCCCTGACTGAGGAGGAGCAG AGAAACTTCTCCATGTCTGTGAACAGTGTGGCTGTGCTAAGGCTTATGGGTAAAGGAGGTGGAGCTGTGCCAGCAGGTGTAGCTAGAGGGCGTGGAAGCACTCGAGGTGGTCGAG GGAGAGGCAGAGGAGAGGGTGGATTCTACCAAAGAAGTGTGGATGAAGAGGCCGGTTTTGGCCGAGGACGAGAGATGCACCGCAGTCAAAGTTGGGATGACAG GGGTGAGCGGCGCTTTGAAAAGCCTTTGAGGCGTGATGGTGGGCGTGGTGGTTTTGAGGAGGGAGTTGCAGGAGGAAGGAAGGACTACACGCGCTCAGACAGCGATAACTGGCGTATACTCCGAGAAGAGCAGGAGGACGAAGATGGGGCAGAACCTGGGGGAAGCTGGAGGATTGCTGGAGTCCGCCGTGATG ACGGGGCTCCTCGTTCAGCAGGTTGGCGGGATCACGGTAGTGGGGATGGCCGTCGTAGGAAGTTTGACTTTGACTTCCGAGATGGAGAAGGTGGACGTAGGAGGACCGGAAGTGAGGGAGGAGAGGAAGAGCGAGATGGCCTGCCTGAGTGGTGCACCGATGAAGAAGAAGGGGAGATGGGAACATTTGATTCTTCTGGAGCCTTCATGTGCATAAAG AAAAGCTCCAGAGATGCAATCCCTGAAGACCAGGAACTGGAATTTGAAGCTctggaggaggaagaagagggtGGTCAAGAGAAGAAGGACAGTCCTGCtgataaat ACACATGTGAAGCAATAGCTGTGTGTGATGGAGAAATAAAGTCATCATCTCTTCATGCTGTGTCCGCTCCTGCACCTGTGCAGCCTGTTGCAGAGGAAAAGACTCTCAAACCCATACTCACTCCTCCTTCAAAACCTGCACCCCAACCATCTGAAG ATGCAGCTCCAGCAGGTGGCACAACAACTCTGATGCAGAGCTCCTCTCCTCCCTCAACCCCTGTTACTGACCTTCCAACAGTAGGGGGAGACACCGAGGAGGAAGATGGCATGAAGCACCTTCAGCAG GAGGCTGAGAAGATGGTGGCGTCCCTGCAAGACACGTCTCTTGAAGAGGAGTGTTTCACTCAAGCACTTCATGAGAGCCACATCACTGcggcacacactcgcacacacccgaatacacacaaactctctcactCCACCTCACACACTCTCCCGCACTCCGCCAGTGCTCTGCCCCTGTCCCATGAATCCGCAATGAAGTGGTTCTACAAAGACCCTCAAGGGGAAATTCAAG GTCCATTCACTACAGTGGAGATGTGTGAGTGGTTTCAGGCTGGGTATTTCACCATGAACCTGCTGGTCAAACGTGGTTGTGATGAGGGATTTCAGCCCCTGGGTGAAGTCATCAAGATGTGGGGGCGTGTGCCTTTCTCTCCCGGCCCCTCCCCTCCTCCACTGCTG GGGAACATGGATCAGGAGCAATTGAAGAAACAATTCGAGCAAGCTGCCACTGCAGCCCTGTACCAACAACTTCAGATGAAAATTCAGCACATGAACAG GTGTGGGGAGACTGGGATGATGCCTGGGATGAACAGGTCCATGTCAGTGCCAGACACCGGGCCCATGTGGGACATGCCTACCTCAGTCTCTCAGCAGTCAG GCGGTGAGACCAGTCTGTGGGACTTAACCATGAGTAGCTCCACTCAGGGTCCAACTCTTGAACATTTGCAGAAA CTCCAGCAGGAGAGGCGTGAAGCTGAACTCAGGAAGCGTGAAGAAGAGGAGAGGAAACGGAGGGAGGAAAAGCGCCGGCAGCAGGAGGAACagaagaggagagaggaggaggagcttTATAGACGAAAACAG CAGTGCCGTCAGCAGCAGGAACTGATTATGAAGTTTCTGCAGCAGAGCCAGCAGCAGCAGAGTGTGCCAGGGGGCGCAGGGTGGAGCGGAAGCCAGGCAGGAGCTCTGTCTCTGGGCAAAGCTACTGGAAAGAGCATGGGACTCCTGGAGCTGGAGGCAGAGAGACTTCACAAACTGCAGCAGAGAGCTCAGCAGCAGCAAAGG CATGGAGGTTTGACAATGGGCCAGTGGAGTGATGGGCCATCTGGGATGTGGTCAGGAGCTGGCATGGAAGGGAAGGTCGGAGGTGGCAACCCTGCTATGGGCATGTGGGATGAGCCCATGAAGAACCAAGCCAGCCATCGCAGCATTGGCCTGAAGAACAGCCGCAGCAGTCCCTCTCTCAG CGATCAATACATGCTGAATCGGCGTAAACGTACTGACGATGAGGACAGGCTTCTGAAGCTTCTTCAGGGGATGAAACCTCAAGATGGCTTCACCACTTGGTGTGAACAGATGCTCCACGCTCTCAACACCTCTGCAAATAACTCCTCCTCATTGGACG TGCCCACCATTGTGGCATATCTGAAGGAGGTGGAGTCTCCATATGAAGTTCATGACTTTATCCGTATTTATCTGGGCGATACAATTGAAGCCAAAGAGTTTGCCAAGCAGTTCCTGGAGCGCCGTGCCAAACAGAAAGCGAACCACCAGAGACAACAGCAGCAG CTGTCCAAGGAAGTCTCTGGATTAAACATGAACTTCCCCCTGCAG TCAATGTTCCAGGCAGCTCACATGAGTAAGGGCGGTAGCGTATACGACACTCAGGGAGTGAAAACGAAGAAAAAGCCTAGCATGATGCTCCATTCTGACCCCAGTATCCTCG GCTACTCATTCCTGGGGGGAGGTGAGCTGGAGCAGGTGGAGGATTACTGA